Proteins from one Pseudobdellovibrionaceae bacterium genomic window:
- a CDS encoding GNAT family N-acetyltransferase produces the protein MTDTLRPAVSTDAPALARLAEQTFRATFAADNAPEDLDLYCRTHYTPEIQAAEIADPRREIWVTEKAGELIAYFMLTEGTREQGVTGERTLELQRIYVDARFHGQGIAQKLMEQVLRRTRERGCDSLWLGVWEHNRRALAYYAKHGFKEVGEHTFVLGNDPQRDLILELAL, from the coding sequence ATGACTGACACACTCCGTCCCGCTGTTTCGACTGATGCCCCCGCCCTCGCCCGCTTGGCGGAACAGACCTTTCGCGCGACCTTCGCGGCCGACAACGCGCCCGAAGACCTCGATCTTTATTGCCGAACCCACTACACGCCCGAGATCCAAGCCGCCGAAATCGCCGATCCCCGCCGTGAAATCTGGGTCACCGAAAAAGCGGGTGAGCTGATCGCCTACTTCATGTTGACCGAAGGTACGCGCGAGCAAGGCGTCACCGGTGAGCGGACTTTAGAGCTGCAACGTATTTACGTCGACGCCCGTTTTCACGGGCAAGGAATCGCGCAGAAGTTGATGGAGCAGGTCTTACGGCGAACGCGCGAGCGCGGTTGCGATTCGTTATGGCTGGGCGTCTGGGAGCACAACCGCCGCGCCCTCGCCTACTACGCGAAGCACGGGTTCAAAGAGGTCGGCGAACACACCTTCGTGCTCGGCAACGATCCCCAACGGGATTTGATCTTGGAGTTGGCGCTGTAA
- the pepN gene encoding aminopeptidase N: MLRILLAGIWLFLLSCSTSSIGGDARLRGVGQGSDLLWTEAQSRKARLDNVAYTLKVDLTPEGDEFLGSATLNFDLKDPAQALRVDFFEGRVTRIEINGQAQPLTIKKDYWVELPAAALKAGANTVAIDYAQKYSRTGQGLHRFKDPEDGQFYLHTQFQPFDANRFMPCFDQPDLRATLKLQVTAPMKWQVVTATMETSKKASGSHQVWDFPPTPKIATYLFSLHAGPYQMMRDQYGDVPLRIFVRPALAKYLNSNDWFMITKQGFRFFENYFGVKYPFKKYDQLIVPEFSFGGMENVAAVTYTESSVTRSNPTRRQRRGVAGLMLHEMAHMWFGDLVTMAWWNDLWLNESFATLMSSIAVAQSTEFKEEWQGFAANLKRWAYMQDAMETTHPIEAQVSRVKEALANFDGITYNKGAAVMKQLRYYMTETAFRKGIQDYMKTYAYKNTTLPDFIGSLQAHTQKDLTLWADSWLRQSGTDQVATNWACEGDKLKAITLTMTPSKGAQFRPQALEVGLFGLKGDRVVALKQVRAELNGPAPLTLKGDWACPDFVYPNNGDHAYVNVKLDPNSLKLLETRLSDIQDLLVRSLVWNDLWRMVRESELPLKNYVAIVERNFQRETDEIILQQVVGTVGGGSSVLTYWPVDSDEQRAARTEFVRKFETDFLARLKLTSSGSDGEKFWVDNLIRFSETPTGLDAMAGWLKANRVSTRMPLDPDRKWGIVRQLVRFNHASANEAFERLKAEDRSDRGAKSALAVEAITPAAEVKSKWVNEITSKTASRPLEELQVVAYSLFPQEQDALKIKYEPAFFDYLAKNKNSEDEARSRTVIQGLLPLRCETKASVKLKETIEKDRDINPMVLKSIKMSLEEDERCQRIRRSF, from the coding sequence ATGTTGCGCATTCTACTTGCCGGAATTTGGCTATTTCTTTTGAGCTGCTCCACGTCCTCTATTGGTGGGGACGCGCGCCTGCGTGGCGTAGGCCAAGGCTCGGATCTGCTGTGGACCGAAGCGCAATCACGTAAAGCCCGTTTGGATAACGTCGCCTACACATTGAAGGTTGATCTGACTCCCGAAGGCGACGAGTTTTTGGGAAGCGCCACTTTGAATTTCGATCTGAAGGACCCTGCGCAGGCCTTGCGCGTGGATTTTTTCGAAGGACGGGTGACCCGGATCGAAATCAACGGCCAGGCGCAGCCGCTGACGATCAAGAAAGACTACTGGGTGGAATTGCCGGCGGCCGCGCTGAAAGCGGGGGCGAACACGGTGGCGATCGATTACGCGCAAAAGTATTCGCGGACGGGACAGGGACTTCACCGCTTTAAGGATCCGGAAGACGGGCAGTTCTATCTGCACACCCAATTTCAGCCCTTCGACGCCAATCGCTTCATGCCTTGCTTCGATCAGCCGGATTTGCGCGCGACCTTGAAGCTTCAGGTCACCGCGCCGATGAAGTGGCAGGTCGTCACCGCGACGATGGAGACCTCGAAAAAAGCTTCGGGTTCGCACCAAGTGTGGGATTTCCCGCCGACGCCGAAAATCGCGACCTACCTGTTTTCGCTGCATGCGGGTCCTTACCAGATGATGCGCGATCAGTACGGTGACGTGCCGTTGCGGATTTTCGTGCGCCCGGCGCTGGCGAAATACTTGAACTCGAACGACTGGTTCATGATCACGAAGCAGGGATTTCGCTTCTTCGAAAACTATTTCGGCGTGAAGTACCCGTTCAAAAAGTACGATCAACTGATCGTTCCGGAGTTTTCCTTCGGTGGCATGGAAAACGTCGCCGCCGTCACTTACACCGAAAGCTCGGTGACGCGCTCAAACCCCACGCGCCGTCAACGTCGTGGCGTCGCGGGTCTGATGCTGCACGAAATGGCGCACATGTGGTTCGGCGATCTGGTCACGATGGCGTGGTGGAACGATCTGTGGCTGAACGAAAGTTTCGCGACCCTGATGTCTTCGATCGCGGTGGCGCAGTCGACCGAATTCAAAGAGGAGTGGCAGGGCTTCGCCGCGAATCTGAAGCGTTGGGCGTATATGCAGGACGCGATGGAAACGACCCACCCCATCGAGGCCCAGGTCAGCCGCGTGAAAGAGGCGCTCGCGAATTTCGACGGCATCACCTACAACAAGGGCGCCGCGGTGATGAAGCAGCTGCGCTACTACATGACCGAAACGGCCTTTCGCAAAGGGATTCAGGATTATATGAAGACCTATGCGTACAAAAACACGACGCTGCCGGATTTCATCGGCTCGCTGCAGGCGCATACGCAAAAAGACCTGACCTTGTGGGCGGATAGTTGGTTGCGGCAAAGTGGGACCGATCAGGTCGCCACAAATTGGGCGTGCGAAGGCGATAAACTGAAAGCGATCACGCTGACCATGACGCCCTCGAAAGGGGCACAGTTCCGCCCGCAGGCCTTGGAGGTCGGTCTTTTCGGATTGAAGGGCGATCGCGTCGTTGCGTTGAAGCAGGTCCGTGCCGAGCTGAACGGTCCCGCGCCGCTGACGCTGAAGGGCGATTGGGCGTGCCCGGACTTCGTTTACCCGAACAACGGCGATCACGCTTACGTGAACGTGAAGCTCGACCCGAACAGCCTGAAACTTCTGGAAACCCGTCTGTCCGATATCCAGGACTTGTTGGTGCGGTCGCTCGTATGGAACGACCTGTGGCGGATGGTGCGCGAAAGCGAACTGCCTTTGAAAAACTACGTCGCCATCGTCGAACGGAATTTCCAACGTGAAACGGACGAGATCATCCTGCAGCAGGTGGTCGGCACGGTGGGCGGGGGCTCGTCGGTTCTGACCTACTGGCCCGTCGATTCGGATGAGCAGCGTGCGGCGCGGACGGAGTTCGTGCGTAAGTTCGAAACCGATTTCCTCGCGCGGTTGAAGCTGACGAGTTCAGGTTCGGACGGGGAGAAATTCTGGGTCGACAACTTGATCCGCTTCAGCGAGACGCCCACCGGGCTGGACGCGATGGCGGGATGGTTGAAGGCGAATCGGGTGTCGACGCGGATGCCGCTGGATCCCGATCGGAAGTGGGGGATCGTGCGTCAGCTGGTGCGTTTCAATCACGCGAGTGCGAACGAAGCCTTCGAACGCCTGAAGGCCGAAGACCGTTCCGACCGGGGCGCGAAGTCCGCGTTGGCGGTCGAGGCGATCACGCCTGCGGCGGAGGTCAAATCGAAATGGGTGAATGAGATCACCAGCAAAACGGCCAGCCGCCCGCTGGAAGAGCTGCAGGTCGTGGCGTACTCGCTGTTTCCGCAAGAGCAGGACGCGCTGAAAATCAAATACGAGCCCGCGTTCTTCGACTATCTCGCAAAAAACAAAAATTCCGAGGACGAGGCGCGCAGCCGCACCGTCATCCAAGGGCTTCTGCCTTTGCGTTGCGAGACGAAAGCGTCCGTGAAGCTGAAAGAAACCATCGAGAAAGATCGCGATATCAACCCGATGGTTCTGAAAAGCATCAAGATGTCCTTGGAAGAAGACGAGCGCTGCCAACGTATCCGTCGCTCTTTTTAG
- a CDS encoding DUF1501 domain-containing protein, with protein MSSRHNAARREFLKLAATSMGAAGMSASIAEILIGSIYNRAYAATGAKSFYIHFTMPGGPPRWYFDQVQNPHGVTSDYIKGGFGNFIQGGSGVATAIHKNFKFTNGGKTYYLPPVWAYPRSGDKAVDLLQHTQMFRGVDMQINNHALSNKRQVAPVIGGYSITGRMADASSLPLSSVVAATRGVGNPAGDAYRSLRSPAAAPAILDKGANPLQALMRPFRPREKSDLNDANWQRAMADALGELDNYAYDIGVRPTAMTNAYDKAIDLITSGKFDVFKSWSATHKRYQDAVSEALAMASIQRMFTEAVRADGSDKFGISSRGVKANSRDLRNLFAGSPAINGFADAFALAEIMVTENITSSVVMPLGPISGLSADGRAVQVTHDQHGFGAVPSVMITSTYYRAMVNCLQELVGQLKKAKVFDETVIHIGSEFSRTPRANGSGSDHGFYGASSTIISGKISKFGLIGNIHKKGERTSSDQYTGTWGRAANFGDFRRAIFVQDIANTICNMLGVSAVSENGILLLNPSRNYEPNVKELKNV; from the coding sequence ATGAGTTCCCGCCACAACGCCGCACGCCGCGAATTTCTGAAATTGGCCGCGACCAGCATGGGCGCCGCCGGCATGAGCGCGTCGATCGCGGAAATCCTCATCGGCAGCATTTACAATCGCGCGTACGCCGCGACCGGAGCGAAATCGTTCTACATCCACTTCACGATGCCCGGTGGACCGCCGCGCTGGTATTTCGACCAAGTCCAGAATCCCCATGGCGTGACCTCTGACTACATCAAGGGTGGCTTCGGCAACTTCATCCAAGGCGGTTCGGGAGTCGCGACCGCGATCCACAAGAATTTCAAGTTCACCAATGGCGGTAAAACCTACTACCTGCCCCCCGTTTGGGCCTACCCCCGCTCCGGTGACAAAGCCGTGGATCTTCTTCAGCACACGCAAATGTTCCGCGGCGTCGACATGCAGATCAACAACCACGCGCTTTCGAATAAGCGACAAGTCGCACCGGTCATCGGCGGTTATTCGATCACTGGCCGCATGGCCGACGCTTCGTCCCTGCCGCTTTCCTCGGTCGTTGCCGCCACCCGCGGCGTTGGCAATCCCGCGGGCGACGCGTACCGCTCGCTCCGCTCCCCCGCCGCGGCCCCGGCCATCCTGGATAAAGGTGCGAACCCGCTGCAGGCTTTGATGCGTCCTTTCCGCCCCCGCGAAAAATCGGATTTGAACGACGCCAACTGGCAACGCGCGATGGCCGACGCCTTGGGCGAACTCGACAACTACGCTTACGATATCGGCGTACGCCCGACCGCGATGACCAATGCTTACGACAAGGCCATCGACCTGATCACCAGTGGAAAATTCGATGTTTTCAAGAGCTGGTCGGCGACCCACAAACGTTATCAAGACGCCGTCAGCGAGGCCCTCGCGATGGCTTCCATTCAACGCATGTTCACGGAAGCCGTGCGCGCCGACGGATCGGATAAATTCGGAATTTCAAGCCGTGGCGTAAAAGCCAACTCGCGGGACCTGCGCAACCTGTTCGCGGGATCGCCCGCCATCAACGGTTTCGCGGACGCTTTCGCGCTGGCGGAAATCATGGTCACCGAAAACATCACCTCGTCGGTCGTCATGCCCTTGGGACCGATCTCGGGCCTGAGCGCCGACGGCCGCGCGGTGCAGGTCACCCACGACCAGCACGGCTTCGGCGCCGTTCCCTCGGTGATGATCACCAGCACGTACTACCGCGCGATGGTCAACTGCCTGCAAGAACTCGTCGGTCAGCTGAAAAAAGCCAAAGTCTTCGACGAAACCGTCATCCACATCGGATCGGAATTCAGCCGCACGCCACGCGCCAACGGCAGCGGCTCGGACCACGGCTTCTACGGAGCAAGTTCGACGATCATTTCGGGCAAGATCTCGAAATTCGGCTTGATCGGCAACATCCACAAAAAAGGCGAAAGAACGTCGTCCGACCAGTACACCGGTACCTGGGGTCGCGCCGCGAACTTCGGCGATTTCCGCCGCGCCATCTTCGTGCAGGATATCGCCAACACGATCTGCAATATGCTGGGCGTGAGCGCCGTTTCGGAAAACGGTATCCTCTTGCTGAACCCAAGCCGTAACTACGAACCCAACGTCAAGGAGCTGAAGAATGTCTAA
- a CDS encoding Hpt domain-containing protein: MRDEFVRLDPAARDRIRELQIPGEADLYLKLTELFIDESERLMSQLRENLGSARAGALRDLAHKWKNNALAIGALRLGKLCQDLEAAALATSSGPSAPDIISAIGSEFRAVATLLKPGAKPNL, translated from the coding sequence GTGCGGGATGAGTTCGTCCGCCTTGACCCCGCGGCCCGTGACCGTATCCGCGAACTCCAGATTCCCGGCGAGGCGGATCTCTACTTGAAGCTAACCGAACTTTTCATCGATGAATCCGAACGACTGATGTCTCAGCTCCGCGAAAATCTTGGAAGCGCACGGGCCGGTGCCCTTCGGGACCTCGCCCACAAATGGAAGAACAACGCCCTCGCGATCGGCGCGCTCCGACTGGGGAAGCTCTGCCAAGATCTTGAAGCCGCGGCGCTCGCAACGTCCAGCGGTCCGTCCGCACCGGACATCATCAGCGCGATCGGCTCCGAATTTCGTGCGGTCGCCACCCTTCTGAAACCCGGGGCCAAGCCGAACCTCTGA
- a CDS encoding serine/threonine protein kinase, which produces MSETKTSFYGLEPEIILEAIESQKLRPTGELRQLNSYENRVFEVLLEDGDRKVVKFYRPGRWSAETIQDEHDFLWELWEADVPVVPPERLQNKTLHTHAGLLYTVFPKAYGRMPDEILPRETESVGRLLAQMHMIGAERDFEHRPELGFSPYTPEDVLMHLERFVSPEMWPRYRDAAEDLIIRFEDEIDPDSYQRIHGDFHRGNLLSNRDGFLLVDFDDCMHGPIIQDFWMILQSLTEEDRESLIRGYEDLREFPDEQMAWIPVLRGLRILNYAGWIARRWDDPSFPKIFPEFGTYRYWAEETEALEAILRGRVDF; this is translated from the coding sequence GTGTCAGAGACCAAAACCTCATTTTACGGATTAGAGCCCGAAATCATCCTCGAGGCAATCGAGTCGCAGAAACTGCGCCCCACGGGGGAGTTGCGACAATTGAATAGTTACGAAAACCGCGTCTTTGAGGTGCTTTTGGAGGACGGCGACCGCAAGGTCGTGAAATTTTACCGTCCCGGTCGCTGGAGCGCCGAAACCATTCAGGACGAGCACGACTTCCTGTGGGAACTCTGGGAGGCCGACGTCCCCGTCGTTCCGCCGGAGCGTCTACAAAACAAGACCCTTCATACCCACGCCGGCCTTCTGTACACGGTTTTCCCCAAAGCCTACGGCCGCATGCCCGACGAGATTTTGCCGCGCGAAACCGAGTCCGTGGGACGCCTGCTCGCGCAAATGCATATGATCGGTGCGGAACGTGACTTCGAGCATCGCCCCGAGCTCGGTTTTTCCCCCTACACTCCGGAAGACGTGCTGATGCACCTCGAGCGTTTCGTTTCACCCGAAATGTGGCCGCGTTACCGCGACGCCGCGGAAGACCTCATCATTCGTTTCGAAGACGAAATCGATCCCGACTCTTATCAACGCATCCACGGCGATTTCCATCGCGGAAACCTACTCTCCAATCGTGACGGATTTTTGCTCGTCGATTTCGATGACTGCATGCACGGGCCCATCATTCAGGATTTCTGGATGATCCTGCAAAGTCTGACGGAAGAAGACCGCGAATCCCTGATCCGCGGCTACGAAGATTTGCGCGAATTTCCCGATGAGCAGATGGCGTGGATTCCCGTGCTGCGGGGACTGCGTATCTTGAACTACGCGGGCTGGATCGCGCGGCGTTGGGACGATCCTTCGTTCCCTAAAATCTTCCCGGAATTTGGAACTTACCGCTACTGGGCCGAGGAAACCGAAGCGCTCGAGGCGATTCTACGCGGCCGTGTCGATTTTTAA
- a CDS encoding M48 family metallopeptidase has product MPETLEIGGFQVKVIRRSGLKNMTLRAQSAGEFRLSVPLRLARRHIVDFLESRKDWMLLQHQKYEGLRTWTDRDGSLGEKFWYLGELLTLKEGVTFLKKPIVDFQAPHLWYLWPEKKFAQRESAEGRDEVLKTVRAYFHKKAAALILERVEHFASEMGVRPKDVRFRNQRSRWGSCSSRGNLNFNLKLIGAPLDVIDSVVVHELAHLVHLNHSPAFWNLVEKFSPHHERADRWLNEHQMELFA; this is encoded by the coding sequence GTGCCCGAAACTCTGGAGATCGGCGGCTTTCAAGTCAAAGTGATTCGCCGCTCGGGCCTGAAAAACATGACGTTGCGGGCGCAATCGGCGGGCGAATTTCGTCTGAGCGTCCCGCTGCGGCTGGCGCGTCGGCATATCGTGGATTTTCTGGAAAGCCGCAAAGACTGGATGCTTTTGCAACATCAGAAGTACGAAGGCTTGCGCACATGGACGGATCGTGACGGTTCCCTCGGCGAAAAGTTCTGGTATCTGGGCGAGCTGCTGACGTTGAAAGAGGGCGTCACCTTTCTGAAGAAACCGATCGTCGACTTTCAAGCGCCCCATCTGTGGTATCTGTGGCCCGAAAAGAAATTCGCCCAGCGCGAATCCGCCGAGGGGCGTGACGAAGTGCTGAAAACGGTCCGTGCGTACTTCCACAAAAAAGCGGCGGCTTTGATCTTGGAGCGGGTCGAACATTTCGCGAGCGAGATGGGCGTGCGCCCGAAAGACGTGCGTTTTCGCAATCAACGTTCGCGTTGGGGCAGCTGCAGTTCGCGCGGCAATTTGAACTTCAATCTAAAGTTGATCGGCGCGCCGCTCGACGTGATTGATTCGGTCGTCGTGCATGAGCTGGCGCACCTGGTTCATCTGAACCACTCGCCGGCGTTTTGGAATTTGGTCGAAAAATTCTCGCCCCATCATGAACGCGCGGATCGCTGGCTGAACGAACACCAAATGGAGCTCTTCGCATGA
- a CDS encoding prepilin-type N-terminal cleavage/methylation domain-containing protein has product MRNLRSQKGFTIVEVMIAMLILGMVLLAWMSLESFTAQTVRRVSDFSAGQKVMLTIMNDVLSSEKGLPAFEPRPEFFKTNLTRAELKDAFDKTTGRKSLCYDRNAMLTTDPIACYYRVSYFKIRVRDNTYVGSELSNIPMARVIVQISYQDKNDAENNDADPDNNVTKTRFLTRLVSNVADY; this is encoded by the coding sequence ATGAGGAATCTGCGGAGTCAGAAGGGATTCACCATCGTTGAAGTCATGATCGCCATGCTGATCTTGGGTATGGTGCTTCTGGCCTGGATGAGTTTGGAAAGTTTCACCGCGCAGACGGTGAGAAGGGTTTCTGACTTTTCGGCCGGGCAAAAGGTCATGCTGACGATCATGAACGATGTCTTGTCTTCGGAAAAAGGTTTGCCCGCATTCGAGCCGCGTCCGGAGTTCTTCAAAACGAATCTGACTCGCGCCGAGTTGAAAGACGCCTTCGACAAAACGACGGGTCGCAAGTCCCTGTGCTACGACCGCAACGCCATGCTGACGACGGATCCGATTGCCTGTTACTACCGGGTCAGCTATTTCAAGATCCGCGTGCGCGACAATACCTACGTCGGTTCGGAGCTTTCGAATATTCCGATGGCCCGGGTGATCGTGCAAATCAGCTATCAGGACAAGAACGACGCCGAAAATAACGACGCCGATCCCGACAATAACGTCACCAAGACGCGGTTCCTGACAAGGCTCGTCTCGAATGTCGCCGACTATTAG
- a CDS encoding DsbA family oxidoreductase yields the protein MTNEKIVIEVWSDIVCPFCWMGKRRLERALDATGLTSQFVVVHRPYRLSPGGPKIPILEMMRTKYGLTEERAQRNFDGIKQQGQADGIDFNIPGTFLGDSLDAHRLALWAGTFHRANEMVERLHRAYFTEGRDIFDRAVLIELAIELGLEAQGAKDALNSDRFEKQVHESEAEARSIGVRGVPFFVFKGEHAISGAQPREVFEGLLRELAVSN from the coding sequence ATGACGAACGAAAAAATCGTGATTGAAGTGTGGTCGGATATCGTGTGCCCCTTCTGTTGGATGGGGAAACGTCGGTTGGAACGTGCGCTGGATGCGACCGGTTTGACCTCGCAGTTCGTGGTGGTCCACCGTCCTTATCGTTTGAGCCCCGGCGGTCCGAAGATCCCGATCCTCGAGATGATGCGCACGAAGTATGGTTTGACCGAAGAGCGAGCGCAGCGGAATTTCGACGGTATCAAACAGCAGGGACAAGCCGACGGAATCGACTTCAATATTCCGGGGACTTTCTTGGGCGACTCGCTGGACGCGCATCGATTGGCGCTTTGGGCGGGGACGTTTCATCGCGCGAACGAGATGGTCGAGCGTCTGCACCGCGCCTATTTCACCGAGGGACGAGACATCTTCGACCGCGCGGTTTTGATCGAGCTGGCGATCGAACTGGGCCTAGAGGCCCAAGGGGCGAAAGACGCCTTGAACTCGGACCGCTTCGAAAAGCAGGTCCACGAAAGCGAGGCCGAGGCCCGCTCCATCGGCGTCCGGGGCGTTCCTTTCTTCGTCTTCAAAGGTGAGCACGCCATCAGCGGCGCGCAACCCCGCGAAGTCTTCGAAGGGCTTCTCCGCGAGCTGGCCGTCTCAAACTGA
- a CDS encoding TIGR02147 family protein, with translation MPMVADYMDYRRFLQDFYLFRREQTKKSLRPYSYSTFAAAANIKSPNYLKMIIEGKRNLSVEMIGRFAKATGLSKADADQFRMLVNFNQSADPSERNLLLKDLSDMRVERQLKAGEIDRKAWDKLPSWVAWVLYAVMDQAGVDFKIENLRELLRGKAKSDEIEAAIKSLVDSGEVLFDEATGIYTKSKNRGDGLEEIPVALIRKLQAQLMLLGLESLYQDSPTEREFGTLTLALTQNEFEELRFKLRQMRKQVHKDISTQRMQTPGERVYQLNLQLFPVTDKATT, from the coding sequence ATGCCGATGGTGGCGGACTACATGGACTACCGCCGGTTCCTGCAGGATTTTTACCTGTTCCGCCGCGAGCAGACCAAAAAGAGTCTGCGTCCCTATTCGTATTCGACTTTCGCGGCCGCCGCGAACATCAAATCGCCGAATTATCTGAAGATGATCATCGAAGGTAAGCGTAACCTGTCCGTCGAAATGATCGGACGTTTCGCGAAAGCGACGGGTCTGTCGAAAGCCGACGCGGATCAGTTCCGCATGCTGGTGAATTTCAACCAAAGCGCGGACCCTTCCGAGCGGAACTTGCTCTTGAAGGACCTGTCCGACATGCGCGTCGAACGCCAGCTGAAGGCTGGCGAAATCGATCGCAAAGCTTGGGATAAGCTCCCCAGCTGGGTCGCGTGGGTTTTGTACGCGGTGATGGATCAGGCGGGCGTCGATTTCAAAATCGAAAATCTGCGCGAACTTCTGCGCGGGAAAGCGAAATCGGACGAAATCGAAGCGGCGATCAAATCCTTGGTCGACAGCGGCGAGGTCCTTTTCGACGAAGCGACCGGCATCTACACCAAATCTAAAAATCGCGGTGACGGGCTGGAAGAGATTCCCGTCGCGTTGATCCGTAAGTTGCAAGCGCAGCTGATGCTGCTCGGTTTGGAGAGCTTGTATCAAGATTCTCCCACCGAGCGGGAATTCGGAACGCTCACGCTGGCGTTGACGCAAAACGAGTTCGAAGAGCTGCGTTTCAAACTTCGTCAGATGCGCAAACAGGTTCACAAGGACATCTCGACTCAGCGGATGCAGACACCCGGTGAGCGCGTGTACCAATTGAATCTGCAACTTTTCCCCGTGACGGATAAAGCTACGACCTGA
- a CDS encoding response regulator translates to MRVLIVDDSAFDRELLEATLRKLSFQNIQHAEDGAIATRKIQNATDMRASFDLIFMDAQMPGRDGQALLKWIRKSKEGARQLVIVTSGTSDMEGASRLIEIGVNGFVVKPVTMDILRQKILKALHLEAARAG, encoded by the coding sequence ATGAGAGTCCTGATCGTCGACGATTCGGCGTTCGATCGCGAACTGCTAGAGGCGACGCTTCGCAAACTATCATTCCAAAACATCCAGCACGCGGAAGACGGCGCCATCGCCACCCGCAAGATTCAAAATGCGACGGACATGCGCGCGAGCTTCGATCTCATCTTCATGGATGCGCAAATGCCCGGTCGCGATGGTCAGGCACTGTTGAAGTGGATCCGTAAGTCAAAAGAAGGCGCGCGCCAACTTGTCATCGTCACCTCGGGCACCTCAGATATGGAAGGCGCCAGTCGTTTGATCGAAATTGGCGTCAACGGCTTCGTCGTCAAACCGGTCACGATGGACATCTTACGCCAGAAGATACTCAAAGCACTGCACCTGGAGGCCGCCCGTGCGGGATGA